A region of the Fusobacteria bacterium ZRK30 genome:
TCGACTTTTTTAGAAAAGGTATATACAAAAAAAGAGATAGAATATATTTCCAAGAAAAAAAATCCATACCCCAGTTATGCTGGAAGATTTGCAGCCAAGGAAGCTATCTCAAAAGCCTTTGGAACTGGTGTCAGGGAATTTGGACTACTGGATATAGAGATTTTAAATGATGACTTAGGAAAACCTGTAGTTTACCTGTCGGATAAACTGATTGAAAAATATAAGGGAAAATTAAATTTAAGTATCTCCCATTCTAAGGAATATGCAACTGCAACTGCTATTTTAGAAGGGTAAGCAGATGAAATTATAAGGGGGAAGATTGAGAGTTATAATTGTATATTTTACATTAATAACAACTGTATTTGCCATTAAATTAACAGATGGGAATTATTCAGTTGTGGAAAATGTGGTAAGGGGAAAAAAATGGAGAACCAAGGTGGATTTGAGGGTGAAAAACAATCAAATTGACTGGATAGATGTAGATATGGTAACTAAAGAGGGAAAGTTAATTAGTCAGGATAAAAAAGACTTGAAGGTAGTTTTAAAGGATACAGGGGGAATAGATCCATATGCAGAACTACCTAAAGAGTATATGAAAAAACTAAAAGAAGTTAGAAATTATAAGATGTCCAGGGTAGATACCATAGCAGGAGCCACAGCTGTCTGTAATAAATTTAATAAGATGACTGTGTTTTTGATAAAAAAATCTGAAGAGGGGAAAACAGGTAACTTTGAAGGTTGGTTTCATTAAGAGTAAATTATAAAATAGGAGGAAGCTATGAAGAAAATAATATTATATCTAATTATGGCAACAAGTATTTTAGGAGCGCAATTGATGGATGGACATTATGTAGCACAGGAAGCCAAATATTATGCAGATGGATATGCGGCAATTACCAGTATCAGGGTAAAAAATGGTGAGATAGTAGAAGTGGTAGCAGATTTGGTAGATAGAAAGGGTAATTTAGTCAGTGAGGATAAAAAGTATAATGAGGAGATGAAGGCTGTAACAGGAACTGATATGAAAGAATTTTCAATGAGAGTCCCTGAAAATTTTATGAATTCATTGAAAGAAAGAGATACTATGGGAGGGACATCCATGGAAAACGTGGATTTTCAGATGCCATATATAGATACTATTGCAGGTGCTACCAGTTCCAGTAAAAAATTTAAAAAGATGATGAAATTTTTGGTAAAAAAGGCTGAGTCTGGAGATACAGGAAAACATAAGATTAAATTATAAAAATAGGGGGAGTTTATGAAAAAAATAATATTATATCTAATTATGGCAACAAGTATTTTAGGAGCACAATTGATAGACGGGGAGTATTTTGTACAGCAAGATGAGTATCCCCATGGATGGGCTTCAACAGCAGGTATCAGGGTAGAAGATGGAAAGATAGTGGAAGTTAGGACTGATAAGGTGAATAAAGCAGGGGAATTAGTCAGTGAAAATGTAGAATATAGTAAGAGGATGAGGGCTAAATCAGGAACTGATCCTAAGGAATATTCGGTAGTACTGACTGAAAATTTTATGAAAGAATTGAAAAAAAATGATGGTATGAAAAGAAAAGATGATTTTCGAATGCCTGAGATCGATATTGTAGCAGGGGCTACAAGTTCAAGTAAGAAATTTAAAAAGATGATGGAGTTTTTAGTGGAGAAGGCAGAATCTGGAGAGGTTGGAGATCACAGGATGAAACTATAGATTTAGGGGGGAGGATCATGTTTTTTAAGCCTACATTTTTCAGGGGGGGAATCCACCCCAGAGAGAAGGAGATAACTTCCGATAAAAAGATTGAAAAGATGCCAGAGGTGGGGACTTACAGAGTAACGACCCTGCAGCATATAGGTGTCCCTGCAGCTGTTATAGTTAAAGTGGGGGATCGAGTAAAAAAATACCAAAAAATAGCTAGAGCAGAGGTGAAATTTTCTGCTTTTATTCACTCTCCCTGTTCCGGGAAAGTTACACAGATAAAAAAAATTCATATAAAGGGAAGGGAAGCAGAAGAGATAACTATAGAAAATGATTTTTTAGGAGAAGAATTTAAGAGGGAAAAACTGCAGAGTTTTACTCCTGAAAAATTACAGGAATTGGTGGATGATTTGGGGATAGTAGGTCTTGGAGGAGCTACCTTTCCTACCCATATCAAACTGGAAGGAAAATTAAAAACTATCATAATAAACGGTGTTGAATGTGAACCTTATTTAAACGCTGATAACAGAGTAATGATCGAGAATACAAATGAAATCTTAGAGGGGATAAAAATCCTTATGACAACATTTGAGATGGAAGAGGGAATAATAGGCATAGAGGAAAATAAAGCCCAGGCCATTGAAAAAATGGAAGAGGCTGTAAAGGAATACCCAGAGATCAAGGTACAAAAATTGCCAACTATATATCCCCAGGGGGGAGAAAAACAGCTTATAAAAGCGTTGTTGAAAAAAGAGATAAAATCTTTTCCAAGGGAGATAGAGGCTGTAACTTTAAATGTAGGGACTATTTTGGCTATCTATAGGGGAGTAACCTATGGAACACCAATAGTTGAGCGTATAGTTACAGTATCTGGAGAAGGGATAAGAGATCCTAAAAACCTGTCTATTCCTATAGGAACTCCCATAGAAAACATTTTAGATTATGTAGGAATTAAAGAAGATACAGTGACTAAAATAATAGCTTGCGGACCTATGATGGGTCATGAAATAGGGGAAACAGATGTTACTTCTAAAGGAATGAATGGAATTTTGGCCTTAGGAAAGGAAAAATTTCCTCCGAAATTACCCTGTATAAGGTGTGGCAGGTGTGTAGATGTGTGTCCTATGGGACTGCTTCCCCTGGAATATGACAGACTGGCAAAAAAAGGGAAGTATCATCAGATGGAAAAAGAATTTTCCCTCTCATCCTGTATAAAGTGTGGCAGTTGTGAATACATATGCCCTAGTCAGGTTCCTCTGATGGAAGCTATATTTTTAGGATTGGAAAAGGGAAGGGATGACCATGATTAAAAGAGCTCCTTATATCAGTTCAGAGAATACAACTCAAAATCTTATGATAGAAGTTGGTATAGCACTTTTTCCATGTGCGGCAGTGAGTATCTATTTTTATGGAATAGCAGCAGTAAAGATCCTGTTGGGAACGGTAATATTTTCATTTTTTACTGAAATTTTTTGGCAAAATATAAAAAAAGAACGAACTAAAGATGGAAGCAGTATAATAGCCGGGTTGATTTTGGGGCTGTCTCTTCCATCCACAACTCCATTTTATGTAGCAGGAATAGGAGGAGTTGTAGCTGTTTCAAGTAAATATATCTTGGGAGGGCTGGGAAAAAATTTATTTAATCCGGCAATCTTAGGAAGATTATTTTTAATGATACTATTTCCTATGTACCTCTATCAGGTAAATAACTTTGATGGAACTGCCGGAGTATCCCTCTATCCTATTATAAAATATGGGGGACTGACTAAAATCATAAGTGACTTAGGAGAACCTTTATTTT
Encoded here:
- the rsxC gene encoding electron transport complex subunit RsxC translates to MFFKPTFFRGGIHPREKEITSDKKIEKMPEVGTYRVTTLQHIGVPAAVIVKVGDRVKKYQKIARAEVKFSAFIHSPCSGKVTQIKKIHIKGREAEEITIENDFLGEEFKREKLQSFTPEKLQELVDDLGIVGLGGATFPTHIKLEGKLKTIIINGVECEPYLNADNRVMIENTNEILEGIKILMTTFEMEEGIIGIEENKAQAIEKMEEAVKEYPEIKVQKLPTIYPQGGEKQLIKALLKKEIKSFPREIEAVTLNVGTILAIYRGVTYGTPIVERIVTVSGEGIRDPKNLSIPIGTPIENILDYVGIKEDTVTKIIACGPMMGHEIGETDVTSKGMNGILALGKEKFPPKLPCIRCGRCVDVCPMGLLPLEYDRLAKKGKYHQMEKEFSLSSCIKCGSCEYICPSQVPLMEAIFLGLEKGRDDHD
- the acpS gene encoding holo-ACP synthase, whose translation is MIIGLGTDIVEISRIKKAIERTSTFLEKVYTKKEIEYISKKKNPYPSYAGRFAAKEAISKAFGTGVREFGLLDIEILNDDLGKPVVYLSDKLIEKYKGKLNLSISHSKEYATATAILEG
- a CDS encoding FMN-binding protein, whose amino-acid sequence is MKKIILYLIMATSILGAQLIDGEYFVQQDEYPHGWASTAGIRVEDGKIVEVRTDKVNKAGELVSENVEYSKRMRAKSGTDPKEYSVVLTENFMKELKKNDGMKRKDDFRMPEIDIVAGATSSSKKFKKMMEFLVEKAESGEVGDHRMKL